A region of Aquarana catesbeiana isolate 2022-GZ linkage group LG08, ASM4218655v1, whole genome shotgun sequence DNA encodes the following proteins:
- the LOC141106584 gene encoding uncharacterized protein isoform X1, translating to MEANCTDLTERILRLTLEIIYLLTGEDNIVAKKTLGDGPESTTVPLCSLLSPERNNEKKILEVTKKITDLLMGEVFHPSHPTLEGSNVNSIKVEYTIEEEEEDVRGDWPCNMEGIQLEKETDGSGYGNPRERCPRPLHSWDSTQEDHSTPHHDQIGSWTNFNITIKKELKEDGVMKEYLEGHKDLYKDVMIKNQPPLTSPDGSSNGNPPERCPRPLYSQDSTPEDHTIPHHHQSRSWSNFNINITKEIKQEEESSVMEKYLEGHKDLYKDVMMENQPPLTSPDGSSNGNPPERCPRPLYSWDSTQEGHTIPHHHQGVEVIDMKIEVKEEDEMYNRGNQLSMKEAEMMGTIAREESSRDISTGGGDDWNISGRHLSLSRDCNENNGIAPYSPGVRLFTQYIHHKFDHLERSTDSFSCEESKTFIPNIPPSCHSASGPLDPSNPGESSSNIVDTVTKRNNEMLLSKSVHNRINYKVEILFPCLECGKGFKTKRDLQIHQLVHAGKEIYSCPDCKKKYMTHHGLMEHKKLHAGEKPYNCLKCEASFGLRSQLTAHQKVHYEQKPYSCSECRKSFVTNQELILHQRSHTREKPFSCSECGKSFTDKSQLNRHHRVHTGEKPFVCSECGKCFSDKGNCDRHMRSHTSDRPHSCSECGKCFKLKGALTSHQKSHHPNIRFW from the exons gaTAACATAGTTGCAAAAAAGACATTGGGAGATGGACCGGAATCCACTACAGTTCCTTTATGTTCCTTACTGTCTCCAGAGAGAAACAATGAAAAGAAGatcctagaagtcaccaagaagatcacTGACCTCCTAATGGGAGAG GTTTTCCATCCTTCTCATCCCACACTGGAAGGTTCCAACGTCAACTCTATCAAAGTGGAATATACAattgaagaagaggaggaagatgtGAGGGGTGATTGGCCATGTAACATGGAAGGAATCCAATTAGAGAAGGAAACAG atggatccggTTATGGGAACCCAcgagagagatgtccccgtcctctgcattcctgggattccacacaggaagatcatagCACCCCTCACCATGATCAG ATTGGAAGCTGGACCAATTTTAATATTACTATTAAAAAAGAGTTAAAAGAAGATGGTGTGATGaaggagtatttagaaggacataAGGATCTTTACAAGGATGTCATGATAAAGaaccagccgcccctcacatcaccgg atggatccagtaatgggaacccaccagagagatgtccccgtcctctgtattcccaagATTCAACAccggaagatcacaccatccctcaccatcatcag AGTAGAAGCTGGAgcaattttaatattaatattacaaAAGAGATAAAACAAGAGGAGGAGAGTAGCGTGATGGAgaagtatttagaaggacacaaggatctctacaaggatgtcatgatggagaatcagccgcccctcacatcaccgg atggatccagtaatgggaacccaccagagagatgtcctcgtcctctgtattcctgggattccacacaggaaggtcacaccatccctcaccatcatcag GGGGTAGAAGTCATTGATATGAAaattgaggttaaagaggaagacgAGATGTATAACAGAGGAAACCAGCTGTCTATGAAAGAAGCTGAAATGATGGGGACAATTGCCAGGGAGGAATCATCTCGAGATATCAGCACAG GCGGTGGTGATGACTGGAATATCTCAGGAAGACATCTTTCCTTGTCTCGAGATTGTAATGAAAATAATGGCATAGCTCCATATTCTCCAGGGGTAAGACTATTTACCCAATATATACATCACAAATTTGACCATTTGGAGAGATCAACAGATTCCTTTAGTTGTGAAGAATCCAAAACGTTTATTCCAAATATCCCACCAAGCTGTCACAGTGCAAGTGGACCACTAGATCCTTCTAATCCTGGGGAATCTTCTTCAAATATTGTGGATACAGTTACAAAGAGAAACAATGAGATGCTTTTATCAAAGTCTGTCCACAACAGAATAAATTACAAAGTCGAGATTCTGTTTCCATGTTTAGAGTGTGGGAAAGGTTTTAAAACAAAAAGAGATCTCCAAATTCATCAGTTGGTGCATGCCGGCAAGGAGATCTATTCTTGCCcagattgcaaaaaaaagtacatgacgCATCATGGCCTGATGGAACACAAGAAACTTCACGCTGGTGAAAAGCCCTACAACTGTTTGAAGTGTGAAGCGTCTTTTGGCCTTAGATCACAACTCACTGCCCATCAGAAAGTCCACTATGAGCAGAAACCCTACTCCTGCTCTGAGTGCAGAAAGTCCTTTGTGACCAACCAAGAACTTATTCTTCACCAGAGATCACACACCAGGGAGAAGCCCTTCTCGTGTTCTGAGTGTGGAAAGTCTTTTACCGATAAATCGCAACTCAATAGACATCACAGAgtccacactggagagaagccctTTGTCTGTTCTGAGTGCGGAAAGTGCTTCTCCGATAAAGGGAACTGCGATAGGCACATGAGAAGTCACACCAGTGACAGACCGCATTCCTGTTCAGAATGTGGCAAATGTTTTAAACTCAAAGGAGCACTAACTTCCCACCAGAAAAGTCATCACCCCAACATCAGATTCTGGTGA
- the LOC141106584 gene encoding uncharacterized protein isoform X2, with product MEANCTDLTERILRLTLEIIYLLTGEDNIVAKKTLGDGPESTTVPLCSLLSPERNNEKKILEVTKKITDLLMGEVFHPSHPTLEGSNVNSIKVEYTIEEEEEDVRGDWPCNMEGIQLEKETDGSGYGNPRERCPRPLHSWDSTQEDHSTPHHDQIGSWTNFNITIKKELKEDGVMKEYLEGHKDLYKDVMIKNQPPLTSPDGSSNGNPPERCPRPLYSWDSTQEGHTIPHHHQGVEVIDMKIEVKEEDEMYNRGNQLSMKEAEMMGTIAREESSRDISTGGGDDWNISGRHLSLSRDCNENNGIAPYSPGVRLFTQYIHHKFDHLERSTDSFSCEESKTFIPNIPPSCHSASGPLDPSNPGESSSNIVDTVTKRNNEMLLSKSVHNRINYKVEILFPCLECGKGFKTKRDLQIHQLVHAGKEIYSCPDCKKKYMTHHGLMEHKKLHAGEKPYNCLKCEASFGLRSQLTAHQKVHYEQKPYSCSECRKSFVTNQELILHQRSHTREKPFSCSECGKSFTDKSQLNRHHRVHTGEKPFVCSECGKCFSDKGNCDRHMRSHTSDRPHSCSECGKCFKLKGALTSHQKSHHPNIRFW from the exons gaTAACATAGTTGCAAAAAAGACATTGGGAGATGGACCGGAATCCACTACAGTTCCTTTATGTTCCTTACTGTCTCCAGAGAGAAACAATGAAAAGAAGatcctagaagtcaccaagaagatcacTGACCTCCTAATGGGAGAG GTTTTCCATCCTTCTCATCCCACACTGGAAGGTTCCAACGTCAACTCTATCAAAGTGGAATATACAattgaagaagaggaggaagatgtGAGGGGTGATTGGCCATGTAACATGGAAGGAATCCAATTAGAGAAGGAAACAG atggatccggTTATGGGAACCCAcgagagagatgtccccgtcctctgcattcctgggattccacacaggaagatcatagCACCCCTCACCATGATCAG ATTGGAAGCTGGACCAATTTTAATATTACTATTAAAAAAGAGTTAAAAGAAGATGGTGTGATGaaggagtatttagaaggacataAGGATCTTTACAAGGATGTCATGATAAAGaaccagccgcccctcacatcaccgg atggatccagtaatgggaacccaccagagagatgtcctcgtcctctgtattcctgggattccacacaggaaggtcacaccatccctcaccatcatcag GGGGTAGAAGTCATTGATATGAAaattgaggttaaagaggaagacgAGATGTATAACAGAGGAAACCAGCTGTCTATGAAAGAAGCTGAAATGATGGGGACAATTGCCAGGGAGGAATCATCTCGAGATATCAGCACAG GCGGTGGTGATGACTGGAATATCTCAGGAAGACATCTTTCCTTGTCTCGAGATTGTAATGAAAATAATGGCATAGCTCCATATTCTCCAGGGGTAAGACTATTTACCCAATATATACATCACAAATTTGACCATTTGGAGAGATCAACAGATTCCTTTAGTTGTGAAGAATCCAAAACGTTTATTCCAAATATCCCACCAAGCTGTCACAGTGCAAGTGGACCACTAGATCCTTCTAATCCTGGGGAATCTTCTTCAAATATTGTGGATACAGTTACAAAGAGAAACAATGAGATGCTTTTATCAAAGTCTGTCCACAACAGAATAAATTACAAAGTCGAGATTCTGTTTCCATGTTTAGAGTGTGGGAAAGGTTTTAAAACAAAAAGAGATCTCCAAATTCATCAGTTGGTGCATGCCGGCAAGGAGATCTATTCTTGCCcagattgcaaaaaaaagtacatgacgCATCATGGCCTGATGGAACACAAGAAACTTCACGCTGGTGAAAAGCCCTACAACTGTTTGAAGTGTGAAGCGTCTTTTGGCCTTAGATCACAACTCACTGCCCATCAGAAAGTCCACTATGAGCAGAAACCCTACTCCTGCTCTGAGTGCAGAAAGTCCTTTGTGACCAACCAAGAACTTATTCTTCACCAGAGATCACACACCAGGGAGAAGCCCTTCTCGTGTTCTGAGTGTGGAAAGTCTTTTACCGATAAATCGCAACTCAATAGACATCACAGAgtccacactggagagaagccctTTGTCTGTTCTGAGTGCGGAAAGTGCTTCTCCGATAAAGGGAACTGCGATAGGCACATGAGAAGTCACACCAGTGACAGACCGCATTCCTGTTCAGAATGTGGCAAATGTTTTAAACTCAAAGGAGCACTAACTTCCCACCAGAAAAGTCATCACCCCAACATCAGATTCTGGTGA